A portion of the Hoplias malabaricus isolate fHopMal1 chromosome 1, fHopMal1.hap1, whole genome shotgun sequence genome contains these proteins:
- the pih1d2 gene encoding PIH1 domain-containing protein 2 isoform X1, with the protein MVTPVSQRDVLQRVDQFWSLLDEMSQNSPGAYKTFIERQLQQGVEHFSPPKPHCCLRTTIQKPNEGLLYVNVCGWKRVPAPTSHIEPVPLCGGRLETIDEKNENYYIVDVAFNPEVLQRAEGDTQEKEQIHLLALCFIQQQHRLNLSQHFTIPKAKLKGSELDMKCRLMALHQSNSSNPKPKPEPAPSLLQQISSLRMEETKEDSTIQLSVRQKEAKARPGLIEVISCTESAQPQQPKHHITVYSDSTDTSRKLKLRVELPGVQSVSQCRLSITQDDILLEVEEMYYLHLRFPEAVNEETCHALYNKKKHLLTVITSIL; encoded by the exons atGGTGACTCCTGTAAGTCAGAGGGACGTCCTACAGCGGGTCGACCAGTTCTGGTCTCTTTTAGATGAAATGTCACAGAATAGTCCTGGAGCTTATAAGACGTTTATAGAGCGGCAATTACAACAGGGAGTTGAGCATTTTTCACCGCCGAAACCACACTGCTGCCTACGCACCACTATACAG AAGCCAAATGAGGGATTattgtatgtaaatgtttgCGGATGGAAAAGAGTGCCAGCACCCACCTCTCACATAGAGCCTGTTCCTTTGTGTGGTGGAAGACTTGAAACAATTGATGAAAAAAACG aaaatTACTATATAGTGGACGTGGCCTTTAACCCTGAGGTTCTTCAGAGGGCAGAGGGGGACACACAGGAGAAGGAACAGATACATCTTCTGGCCCTGTGCTTCatacagcagcagcacagactGAATCTGTCACAACACTTCACTATTCCTAAAGCCAAACTAAAGGGCAGTGAACTGGATATGAAATGTCGGTTGATGGCACTACACCAATCAAATTCTAGTAATCCTAAACCAAAACCAGAACCTG CCCCCTCACTTCTTCAGCAGATCTCCTCACTGCGAATGGAAGAGACTAAAGAGGACTCCACTATTCAGCTGAGTGTGAGGCAGAAGGAAGCCAAGGCTAGACCTGGTCTGATTGAGGTGATCTCCTGCACAGAGTCAGCCCAACCCCAGCAACCCAAACACCACATCACGGTGTACTCAGATAGCACCGACACCAGCCGGAAATTAAAGCTGCGTGTGGAGCTGCCTGGAGTACAATCTGTCTCCCAGTGCAGGCTCAGCATCACCCAG GATGACATTCTGCTGGAGGTGGAGGAAATGTATTATCTCCATCTTAGATTCCCAGAGGCTGTCAATGAGGAGACGTGTCATGCATTATACAACAAAAAGAAGCACTTGTTGACTGTAATAACATCGATACTGTAA
- the pih1d2 gene encoding PIH1 domain-containing protein 2 isoform X2, whose product MVTPVSQRDVLQRVDQFWSLLDEMSQNSPGAYKTFIERQLQQGVEHFSPPKPHCCLRTTIQPNEGLLYVNVCGWKRVPAPTSHIEPVPLCGGRLETIDEKNENYYIVDVAFNPEVLQRAEGDTQEKEQIHLLALCFIQQQHRLNLSQHFTIPKAKLKGSELDMKCRLMALHQSNSSNPKPKPEPAPSLLQQISSLRMEETKEDSTIQLSVRQKEAKARPGLIEVISCTESAQPQQPKHHITVYSDSTDTSRKLKLRVELPGVQSVSQCRLSITQDDILLEVEEMYYLHLRFPEAVNEETCHALYNKKKHLLTVITSIL is encoded by the exons atGGTGACTCCTGTAAGTCAGAGGGACGTCCTACAGCGGGTCGACCAGTTCTGGTCTCTTTTAGATGAAATGTCACAGAATAGTCCTGGAGCTTATAAGACGTTTATAGAGCGGCAATTACAACAGGGAGTTGAGCATTTTTCACCGCCGAAACCACACTGCTGCCTACGCACCACTATACAG CCAAATGAGGGATTattgtatgtaaatgtttgCGGATGGAAAAGAGTGCCAGCACCCACCTCTCACATAGAGCCTGTTCCTTTGTGTGGTGGAAGACTTGAAACAATTGATGAAAAAAACG aaaatTACTATATAGTGGACGTGGCCTTTAACCCTGAGGTTCTTCAGAGGGCAGAGGGGGACACACAGGAGAAGGAACAGATACATCTTCTGGCCCTGTGCTTCatacagcagcagcacagactGAATCTGTCACAACACTTCACTATTCCTAAAGCCAAACTAAAGGGCAGTGAACTGGATATGAAATGTCGGTTGATGGCACTACACCAATCAAATTCTAGTAATCCTAAACCAAAACCAGAACCTG CCCCCTCACTTCTTCAGCAGATCTCCTCACTGCGAATGGAAGAGACTAAAGAGGACTCCACTATTCAGCTGAGTGTGAGGCAGAAGGAAGCCAAGGCTAGACCTGGTCTGATTGAGGTGATCTCCTGCACAGAGTCAGCCCAACCCCAGCAACCCAAACACCACATCACGGTGTACTCAGATAGCACCGACACCAGCCGGAAATTAAAGCTGCGTGTGGAGCTGCCTGGAGTACAATCTGTCTCCCAGTGCAGGCTCAGCATCACCCAG GATGACATTCTGCTGGAGGTGGAGGAAATGTATTATCTCCATCTTAGATTCCCAGAGGCTGTCAATGAGGAGACGTGTCATGCATTATACAACAAAAAGAAGCACTTGTTGACTGTAATAACATCGATACTGTAA